The DNA sequence TAACGATCGCCAAGATAAAATCAAAGTGTCACTCGAGTTCCAAGGGGATTACGAAGAGGCGATCAACAAACTGAAAAACGTGGCCGGTACCGATAAGGCACCTGCAATCATGCAAATTTACGAAATAGGTACCCGTTTCATGATTGACAGCGGCTATGTTAAACCGATGCAGGCGTTCATCGACGCCGACAACTACGATATTAGTGCACTGGAAGAAAATATTTTAGGTTACTACACGGTCGACGACAAATTGTACTCGATGCCGTTTAACTCTTCGAACGCGGTAATGTTTTACAATAAAGACGCCTTTAAGGAGGCAGGGCTCGATCCGGAAAAACCGCCGCATACGTTTAGCGAGATTGAAGAAGCGGCGAAAAAGTTGACGACGAATGACCGTTCTGGATTCGCGATTCTCATTTACGGCTGGTTTTTTGAGCAGTTGATGGCCAACCAAGGGGCTCCGATGGTGAACAACGACAACGGGCGAGCTGAACCGGCGACGGAGGCTCTTGTAAACAGCAAGGAAGGTGAGCACGTCTTCGCCTGGTTACAAAAGATGCACAAAGACGGGGTGCTCGGTAATTTTGGCCGCAAGTGGGACGACATTCGCGCCGCTTTCCAAGCGGAAAAAGTAGCGATGTACCTCGACTCGACCGCTTCGACGGCAGCGAACATTAAGGATGCGTCCTTCGAAGTCGGTACCGCTTATATTCCCGTACCGGACGGCACGGACCCGCAAGGGGTCATCGTCGGCGGTGGGTCGCTATGGATGATGGACGGCATCGCCGAAGAGTCGCAGCAGGCGGCGT is a window from the Numidum massiliense genome containing:
- a CDS encoding ABC transporter substrate-binding protein — encoded protein: MRLNKIWLSALVFLLLMSTVLGCSSSNTDGGKEGKTKDVVKEDGKVVIDFWHSMGGTPGDALTELVDQFNDRQDKIKVSLEFQGDYEEAINKLKNVAGTDKAPAIMQIYEIGTRFMIDSGYVKPMQAFIDADNYDISALEENILGYYTVDDKLYSMPFNSSNAVMFYNKDAFKEAGLDPEKPPHTFSEIEEAAKKLTTNDRSGFAILIYGWFFEQLMANQGAPMVNNDNGRAEPATEALVNSKEGEHVFAWLQKMHKDGVLGNFGRKWDDIRAAFQAEKVAMYLDSTASTAANIKDASFEVGTAYIPVPDGTDPQGVIVGGGSLWMMDGIAEESQQAAWEFIKFLTQPEQQAFWAVNTGYFPVTKKAYDEPLMKENLKEYPQFQTSIDQLHNTKLSPVTQGALIGVFPEVRANIEDQIERLYEGSVEPQEALDSVVQKVNKALEVYNKTNSKK